The Alosa sapidissima isolate fAloSap1 chromosome 6, fAloSap1.pri, whole genome shotgun sequence genome window below encodes:
- the LOC121711705 gene encoding toll-like receptor 5, protein MTTRRPAITILSLGFLMFLLLENCSQQCRIEKNWAYCSGRSLVQVPPLPPHITHVDLSLNYFHNLSEDSFIGLESLVHLDLGSQRVRGLVIKNNTFRGLYNLTFLHLGDNRGMQIETDAFQGLSNLRTLVLLHCDLDERILSGNYLWSLLSLQELNLFGNNIKQFTPAMFFRNMTNLSVLDLSINRMKSICESDLVAFQGKHFQHLKLSTVHLVDMNPSDFNWTNCGNPFKNMLFDTLDLSLNGLTTEEATLFFSAIMGTRINHLIFYSNNMGSGYGFNNFKNPDRFTFDPLKFSGIEIIDLSKNSINILKWAVFRSLSDVLIMSLAGNKINQFEKGAFVGLTHLQRLNLSNNLIGEIYEHTFQNLPNLILLDLTNNHIGVVQHNSFSGLSNLLALDLTGNSLTSVYTFAHLPNLQELHLDDNKIGLLYKLGDVASSATTIRVNNNRLRNMEDLYIILATFPNTVVLNFGDNFLSFCVHNSNNSIPSSNKLEILYLHNSALQLIWGRGLCLDLFDHLNKVQNLYLSFNQLESLPKGIFKGLTSLNYLDLSHNSLTHLKQDVFPLSLKLLDLSYNLLSSPDPDVFRSLSVIDLKVNRFYCDCNLRDFQAWANTTNVAFATQLSDLQCEFPQELRGVALSNFTPDQCEENDEQLAQVLQFILFISCSTFLVTVTLGSIGYARFRGHAFTIYKKLKMRVIEGKPQVPPQLDNLQYDVYLCFAENDFVWVESALLQRLDSQFAEHNQLRCCFEARDFIPGEDHLTNIRSAIWGSRKTLCVVSKEFLKDGWCLEAFMLAQRRMLEELKDVLVMVIVGSIPHFRLMKYEPIRAFVKNREYLQWPDDTQDIEWFFDRLIVKIFKDSKVKCPKGQKDGPDIELNAVRQVGT, encoded by the coding sequence ATGACCACCAGAAGACCAGCAATAACCATCTTATCACTTGGGTTTTTAATGTTTCTTCTGCTGGAAAACTGCTCACAGCAATGTAGAATAGAAAAGAACTGGGCGTACTGTAGTGGAAGATCTTTAGTACAGGTGCCACCATTGCCCCCCCACATCACCCATGTGGACCTCAGTTTAAACTACTTTCATAATCTCAGTGAAGATTCTTTCATAGGCCTGGAGAGCCTTGTGCATCTCGACCTTGGATCACAGCGTGTCAGAGGTCTCGTCATCAAGAATAACACTTTCAGAGGACTGTACAACCTAACGTTTCTTCACTTGGGGGACAACAGGGGAATGCAGATTGAGACGGATGCATTTCAGGGCCTGTCAAACCTCCGGACTCTTGTTCTGTTGCACTGTGACCTTGATGAGCGCATTCTTTCAGGCAACTATCTGTGGTCTCTGCTCTCCCTTCAGGAGCTGAACCTCTTTGGCAACAACATAAAGCAATTCACACCAGCTATGTTCTTCAGAAATATGACAAATCTCAGTGTTTTGGATCTCTCCATTAACCGAATGAAATCTATATGTGAGAGCGATTTAGTTGCCTTTCAAGGTAAACATTTCCAACATCTAAAATTATCCACTGTCCATCTTGTTGACATGAATCCGTCAGATTTTAACTGGACAAACTGCGGAAACCCCTTTAAGAACATGTTGTTTGACACCCTTGATTTATCTCTTAATGGACTCACAACTGAAGAAGCAACACTGTTCTTCTCTGCCATTATGGGCACAAGGATCAACCATCTGATTTTCTATTCAAATAACATGGGTTCAGGATATGGATTCAACAACTTCAAGAATCCAGACAGATTCACCTTTGACCCTCTAAAATTCAGTGGCATTGAAATCATCGATTTGTCCAAAAACTCTATCAACATTTTAAAGTGGGCGGTGTTCAGATCATTATCTGATGTGCTGATCATGTCTTTGGCAGGCAATAAAATTAATCAGTTTGAGAAGGGTGCGTTTGTTGGACTTACACATTTGCAGAGGCTTAACCTCTCCAATAATCTCATAGGAGAAATTTACGAACATACTTTCCAGAATCTGCCTAACCTAATATTGCTAGATTTGACAAATAATCACATTGGTGTAGTTCAGCATAATTCATTCTCGGGATTGTCCAATCTGCTTGCATTGGATCTCACGGGAAACTCCCTCACCTCAGTCTATACCTTTGCACACTTGCCGAATCTGCAAGAGCTGCACCTGGACGACAATAAAATCGGTTTGTTATACAAACTGGGGGATGTCGCAAGCAGTGCAACCACAATCAGGGTAAATAATAACCGACTCAGGAATATGGAAGATTTGTACATCATATTGGCTACCTTTCCCAATACTGTAGTACTCAATTTCGGCGATAACTTCCTTTCATTTTGTGTCCATAACTCAAACAATTCAATACCATCTAGTAACAAATTGGAAATACTTTACCTGCACAACAGTGCTTTGCAGTTAATATGGGGAAGGGGACTGTGTCTAGATTTATTTGACCATCTTAATAAAGTACAGAATTTGTACCTTAGTTTTAATCAACTGGAGTCCCTACCAAAGGGCATTTTTAAAGGCCTAACATCTCTTAATTATTTGGACCTGTCCCATAACTCTCTGACACatcttaaacaggatgtgtttCCGTTGAGCCTTAAGCTTCTGGACCTCTCCTACAACCTCCTCAGTAGTCCGGACCCAGACGTGTTTCGCTCCCTCAGCGTTATCGACCTGAAAGTGAACCGTTTCTACTGTGACTGCAATCTGAGGGACTTTCAGGCTTGGGCCAACACCACCAATGTAGCGTTTGCAACCCAACTTTCAGACCTGCAATGCGAGTTTCCCCAGGAGCTACGAGGCGTGGCCCTCTCCAACTTCACACCTGACCAGTGCGAGGAGAATGACGAGCAGCTGGCGCAAGTGCTGCAGTTCATCCTGTTCATAAGCTGTTCCACGTTCCTTGTGACCGTCACCCTCGGCTCCATCGGCTATGCCCGATTCCGGGGGCACGCCTTTACCATTTACAAGAAGCTGAAGATGAGAGTCATCGAGGGCAAGCCCCAGGTTCCGCCGCAACTCGACAACCTCCAGTACGACGTCTATCTGTGCTTCGCAGAGAACGATTTTGTCTGGGTGGAGTCGGCTTTGCTGCAGAGATTGGACTCGCAGTTTGCCGAGCACAATCAGCTGCGCTGTTGCTTTGAGGCGCGGGACTTTATCCCCGGCGAGGATCACCTGACCAACATCAGGAGTGCCATATGGGGCAGTCGGAAGACGCTATGTGTGGTGTCCAAAGAGTTCCTGAAGGACGGCTGGTGCCTAGAGGCCTTCATGCTGGCCCAGAGGAGGATGCTTGAGGAACTGAAAGACGTCTTAGTCATGGTCATCGTTGGTAGCATACCCCATTTCCGACTAATGAAGTACGAGCCAATCAGAGCATTCGTAAAGAATCGAGAATACCTTCAGTGGCCGGACGACACCCAGGACATAGAGTGGTTCTTTGACAGGCTCATAGTGAAGATTTTTAAGGACTCAAAGGTCAAATGCCCCAAGGGACAAAAGGATGGACCAGATATTGAGTTAAATGCAGTCAGACAAGTCGGGACTTGA